In the genome of Kitasatospora cineracea, one region contains:
- the fabG gene encoding 3-oxoacyl-[acyl-carrier-protein] reductase codes for MSRSVLVTGGNRGIGLAIAQSFAEAGDKVAITSRSGEVPAELAKYDVLAVRADITDAAQVDAAFTEVEAAHGPVEVLVANAGITKDTLLLRMSEDDFSSVLDTNLTGTFRVVKRAAAKMLRARKGRVVLISSVVGLSGSAGQANYAASKAGLVGFARSLARELGSRSITVNVVAPGFVDTDMTAVLSEERRQEIVSGVPLGRYAAPAEIASAVRFLASDEAAYITGAVVPVDGGLGMGH; via the coding sequence TTGAGCCGCTCGGTACTGGTCACCGGAGGTAACCGGGGCATCGGCCTGGCCATCGCCCAGAGCTTCGCCGAGGCGGGCGACAAGGTCGCCATCACCAGCCGGAGCGGCGAGGTCCCGGCGGAACTCGCCAAGTACGACGTGCTGGCCGTCCGCGCCGACATCACCGACGCCGCGCAGGTCGACGCCGCCTTCACCGAGGTCGAGGCCGCCCACGGCCCGGTCGAGGTGCTGGTCGCCAACGCCGGCATCACCAAGGACACCCTGCTGCTGCGGATGTCCGAGGACGACTTCAGCTCCGTCCTGGACACCAACCTCACCGGCACCTTCCGGGTCGTCAAGCGCGCCGCGGCGAAGATGCTGCGGGCCCGCAAGGGCCGGGTCGTGCTGATCTCCTCGGTGGTCGGCCTCAGCGGCTCCGCCGGGCAGGCCAACTACGCCGCCTCCAAGGCCGGCCTGGTCGGCTTCGCCCGTTCGCTGGCCCGCGAGCTCGGCTCCCGCAGCATCACCGTCAACGTGGTGGCGCCCGGTTTCGTCGACACCGACATGACGGCGGTGCTCAGCGAGGAGCGCCGCCAGGAGATCGTCTCCGGCGTCCCGCTGGGCCGCTACGCCGCCCCCGCCGAGATCGCCTCGGCCGTGCGGTTCCTGGCCTCCGACGAGGCCGCGTACATCACCGGAGCCGTCGTT
- a CDS encoding MBL fold metallo-hydrolase yields the protein MSGAHPDRTGRRRLAALAALALAGAAAWALREVPAQFGRRPDASDLRLRASPQYRDGVFHNAPSEVSAGAPGRPDSATLRRMLFEKEGRVPAAPVPLAVPEVSGGASEGVAVTWFGHASALLELDGCRVLVDPIWSDRCSPSQLTGPKRLHPVPVELAELPQVDAVLISHDHYDHLDMATVRRLVELQSAPFAVPLGIGGHLRRWGVPEHRIIELDWDETCTLGELTLTLTAAHHFSGRSLARNTTLWGSWVVAGPERKVFFTGDSGYFEGFARIGEQHGPFDAALMAIGAYDDAWADIHLNPEEAVRAHLELRGGLLLPIHWCTFNLAPHRWAEPVERLLAEAKAQAVPLAVPRPGQRVEVANPPELDGWWEALA from the coding sequence ATGAGTGGTGCACACCCTGACCGGACCGGTCGCCGCAGGCTGGCGGCGCTGGCGGCGCTGGCCCTGGCGGGCGCGGCGGCGTGGGCGCTGCGCGAGGTGCCGGCCCAGTTCGGGCGCCGTCCGGACGCGTCGGACCTGCGGCTGCGGGCGTCCCCGCAGTACCGCGACGGGGTGTTCCACAACGCGCCGTCCGAGGTGTCCGCCGGGGCGCCGGGCCGGCCCGACTCGGCGACGCTGCGCCGGATGCTGTTCGAGAAGGAGGGCCGGGTGCCGGCCGCGCCGGTGCCGCTGGCGGTGCCGGAGGTGTCCGGCGGGGCCTCCGAGGGCGTCGCGGTGACGTGGTTCGGGCACGCCTCGGCGCTGCTGGAACTGGACGGCTGCCGGGTGCTGGTGGACCCGATCTGGTCGGACCGCTGCTCGCCCTCGCAGCTGACCGGCCCGAAGCGGCTGCACCCGGTGCCGGTCGAGCTGGCCGAACTCCCGCAGGTGGACGCGGTGCTGATCTCGCACGACCACTACGACCACCTGGACATGGCCACCGTGCGCCGCCTGGTCGAGCTGCAGTCGGCGCCGTTCGCGGTGCCGCTGGGCATCGGCGGCCACCTGCGCCGCTGGGGCGTGCCGGAGCACCGGATCATCGAGCTGGACTGGGACGAGACCTGCACGCTCGGCGAGTTGACGCTGACGCTGACCGCCGCGCACCACTTCTCCGGCCGCAGCCTGGCCCGCAACACCACGCTGTGGGGCTCCTGGGTGGTGGCCGGCCCGGAGCGCAAGGTGTTCTTCACCGGCGACTCCGGCTACTTCGAGGGCTTCGCCCGGATCGGCGAGCAGCACGGCCCGTTCGACGCGGCGCTGATGGCGATCGGCGCGTACGACGACGCCTGGGCCGACATCCACCTGAACCCGGAGGAGGCGGTGCGGGCGCACCTGGAGCTGCGCGGCGGGCTGCTGCTGCCGATCCACTGGTGCACCTTCAACCTGGCGCCGCACCGCTGGGCGGAGCCGGTGGAGCGGCTGCTCGCGGAGGCCAAGGCCCAGGCCGTGCCGCTGGCCGTGCCGCGGCCGGGGCAGCGGGTCGAGGTGGCCAACCCGCCGGAGCTGGACGGCTGGTGGGAGGCCCTGGCGTAG
- a CDS encoding TldD/PmbA family protein has product MPPSALDPQFLSYPLRPLADAALSRARQLGVSHADFRLERVRSASWRLRDARPAGSSDTVQLGFAVRVLLDGAWGFAAGVDLTPEAAAAVAEQAVAVARLSGGISRAAGSAERVELAPEPVYPAAEWVSAYEVNPFDVPDAEKTGLLADWSARLLAADGVSHVSAAVLTVQENKFYADTAGTVTTQQRVRLHPWLEATSVDERTGAFDSMRTIAPPAGRGWEYLRGVGWDWDAELAELPGLLAEKMRAPSVAAGRHDLVIDPSNLWLTIHESIGHATELDRALGYEAAYAGTSFATFDRLGSLKYGSELMHVTGDRTAEHGLATIGWDDEGVATQSWDLIRDGVLVGYQLDRPMAKLKGFERSNGCAYADSPAHVPVQRMANVSLRPADGGPDTAGLVSQVENGLYIVGDRSWSIDMQRYNFQFTGQRAYAIRNGELAGQVKDFAYQATTTDFWGSMSAVGGPQTYVLGGAFNCGKAQPGQVAAVSHGCPSALFRQVNVLNTQQEAGH; this is encoded by the coding sequence ATGCCCCCCTCCGCGCTGGATCCTCAGTTCCTCTCCTACCCGTTGCGCCCGCTGGCGGACGCGGCCCTCTCCCGGGCCCGGCAGCTGGGGGTGTCGCACGCCGACTTCCGCCTGGAGCGGGTCCGTTCGGCGTCCTGGCGGCTGCGGGACGCCCGCCCGGCCGGCTCCTCGGACACGGTGCAGCTGGGCTTCGCCGTCCGGGTCCTGCTGGACGGCGCCTGGGGCTTCGCGGCGGGCGTCGACCTGACGCCGGAGGCGGCGGCCGCGGTGGCCGAGCAGGCGGTGGCGGTGGCCCGGCTGTCGGGCGGCATCAGCCGCGCCGCGGGCTCCGCCGAGCGGGTCGAGCTGGCCCCGGAGCCGGTGTACCCGGCCGCCGAGTGGGTCTCCGCGTACGAGGTGAACCCGTTCGACGTGCCGGACGCGGAGAAGACCGGCCTGCTGGCCGACTGGTCCGCCCGGCTGCTGGCCGCCGACGGCGTCTCGCACGTGTCGGCCGCGGTGCTGACGGTCCAGGAGAACAAGTTCTACGCGGACACCGCGGGCACCGTGACGACCCAGCAGCGGGTGCGCCTGCACCCCTGGCTGGAGGCCACCAGCGTGGACGAGCGCACCGGCGCGTTCGACTCGATGCGCACCATCGCCCCGCCCGCGGGCCGCGGCTGGGAGTACCTGCGCGGGGTCGGCTGGGACTGGGACGCCGAACTCGCCGAGCTGCCCGGGCTGCTGGCCGAGAAGATGCGGGCGCCGAGCGTCGCCGCGGGCCGCCACGACCTGGTGATCGACCCGTCCAACCTGTGGCTGACCATCCACGAGTCGATCGGCCACGCCACCGAGCTGGACCGCGCGCTCGGCTACGAGGCCGCCTACGCGGGCACCTCGTTCGCCACCTTCGACCGGCTGGGCAGCCTGAAGTACGGCTCCGAGCTGATGCACGTCACGGGAGACCGGACGGCCGAGCACGGCCTGGCCACCATCGGCTGGGACGACGAGGGCGTCGCCACCCAGTCCTGGGACCTGATCCGCGACGGCGTCCTGGTCGGCTACCAGCTCGACCGCCCGATGGCGAAGCTCAAGGGCTTCGAGCGCTCCAACGGCTGCGCCTACGCCGACTCCCCGGCGCACGTGCCGGTGCAGCGGATGGCCAACGTCTCGCTCCGGCCGGCCGACGGCGGGCCGGACACCGCGGGCCTGGTCTCCCAGGTGGAGAACGGCCTGTACATCGTCGGCGACCGCTCCTGGTCGATCGACATGCAGCGCTACAACTTCCAGTTCACCGGCCAGCGCGCCTACGCCATCCGCAACGGCGAACTCGCGGGCCAGGTCAAGGACTTCGCCTACCAGGCCACCACCACCGACTTCTGGGGCTCGATGAGCGCCGTCGGCGGCCCGCAGACGTACGTGCTCGGCGGGGCCTTCAACTGCGGCAAGGCCCAGCCGGGCCAGGTCGCCGCGGTCAGCCACGGCTGCCCGTCCGCGCTGTTCCGCCAGGTCAACGTGCTCAACACCCAGCAGGAGGCGGGTCACTGA
- a CDS encoding metallopeptidase TldD-related protein — translation MSLTHPHELVERALELSRADGCVVIADEESTANLRWAGNALTTNGVTRGRRLTVIATVDGATGTASGVVAQEAVTLDEVEQLVRAAEAAARAAEPAEDAQPLIAGRAADPRFTEAPETTDIGVFTAFAPALGEAFARARSNGELLYGFARHERTTSYLGSSTGLRLRHDQPTGTVELNAKTADLSASAWAGAATRDFTDVDVTALHTDLTRRLGWGRKRIDLPAGRYETLLPPSAVADLMVYLSWSAGARDAVEGRSVFSKPGGGSRVGERLSPLPLTLRSDPAEPGLQAAPFVLTHSSGENDSVFDNGSPLAATDWLRDGRLAHLLTTRHSAGLAGLPLTPPVDNLVLETSAPGAPTLEEMVARTERGLLLTCLWYIREVDPASLLLTGLTRDGVYLVENGEVVGAVNNFRFNESPVDLLGRITEVGRTERCLPREWGDWFTRAAMPPVRVPDFNMSSVSQAS, via the coding sequence ATGTCCCTCACGCACCCCCACGAGCTGGTGGAACGCGCCCTCGAACTCTCCCGCGCGGACGGCTGCGTGGTGATCGCCGACGAGGAGTCCACCGCCAACCTGCGCTGGGCCGGCAACGCGCTGACCACCAACGGCGTCACCCGCGGCCGCCGCCTCACCGTGATCGCCACCGTGGACGGCGCCACCGGCACCGCCTCCGGCGTGGTCGCCCAGGAGGCCGTCACGCTCGACGAGGTCGAGCAGCTGGTGCGCGCCGCCGAGGCCGCCGCCCGGGCCGCCGAGCCCGCCGAGGACGCCCAGCCGCTGATCGCGGGCCGGGCGGCCGACCCGCGCTTCACCGAGGCCCCCGAGACCACCGACATCGGCGTGTTCACCGCCTTCGCGCCCGCCCTCGGCGAGGCCTTCGCCCGGGCCCGTTCGAACGGCGAGCTGCTGTACGGTTTCGCCCGGCACGAGCGCACCACCTCCTACCTGGGCAGCTCCACCGGCCTGCGGCTGCGCCACGACCAGCCCACCGGCACCGTCGAGCTGAACGCCAAGACCGCCGACCTGTCCGCCTCCGCCTGGGCCGGCGCCGCCACCCGGGACTTCACCGACGTCGACGTCACCGCCCTGCACACCGACCTGACCCGCCGCCTCGGCTGGGGCCGCAAGCGGATCGACCTGCCCGCCGGCCGCTACGAGACGCTGCTGCCGCCGTCCGCCGTCGCCGACCTGATGGTCTACCTGTCCTGGTCGGCCGGCGCGCGGGACGCGGTGGAGGGCCGCTCGGTGTTCTCCAAGCCCGGAGGGGGCAGCCGGGTCGGCGAGCGGCTCAGCCCGCTGCCGCTGACCCTGCGCTCCGACCCGGCCGAGCCGGGCCTGCAGGCCGCCCCGTTCGTGCTCACGCACTCCTCGGGCGAGAACGACTCGGTGTTCGACAACGGCTCCCCGCTGGCCGCCACCGACTGGCTGCGCGACGGCCGCCTCGCCCACCTGCTCACCACCCGGCACTCCGCGGGCCTGGCCGGCCTCCCGCTCACCCCGCCGGTCGACAACCTGGTGCTGGAGACCTCCGCCCCCGGCGCGCCCACGCTGGAGGAGATGGTCGCCCGCACCGAGCGCGGCCTGCTGCTGACCTGCCTGTGGTACATCCGCGAGGTCGACCCGGCCAGCCTGCTGCTCACCGGCCTCACCCGGGACGGCGTCTACCTGGTCGAGAACGGCGAGGTGGTCGGCGCCGTCAACAACTTCCGCTTCAACGAGTCCCCGGTCGACCTGCTCGGCCGGATCACCGAAGTGGGCCGCACCGAACGCTGCCTGCCCCGCGAGTGGGGCGACTGGTTCACCCGGGCGGCGATGCCGCCGGTCCGGGTGCCCGACTTCAACATGAGCTCGGTCAGCCAGGCCTCCTGA
- a CDS encoding RNA 2'-phosphotransferase, whose protein sequence is MDEKRTVKTSKMLSRILRHDPGAVGVTLDAAGWVGVDALLAALARHGRPLSRAELDHVVATNNKRRFAYSEDGRSIRASQGHTVEVDLGLPAAAPPDVLFHGTAERTLQYILAEGLRPMSRQDVHLSADTGTAAKVGSRHGRPVVLAVDAAAMARDGHEFRVSANGVWLTGPVPAQYLRRTP, encoded by the coding sequence ATGGACGAGAAACGCACCGTGAAGACGTCGAAGATGCTCTCCCGCATCCTGCGGCACGACCCGGGCGCCGTCGGGGTCACCCTGGACGCGGCGGGCTGGGTCGGCGTCGACGCCCTGCTCGCCGCCCTGGCCCGGCACGGCCGCCCGCTGAGCCGCGCCGAGCTGGACCACGTGGTCGCCACCAACAACAAGCGCCGCTTCGCCTACTCCGAGGACGGCCGCTCGATCCGCGCCAGCCAGGGCCACACCGTCGAGGTCGACCTCGGCCTGCCCGCCGCCGCCCCGCCGGACGTGCTCTTCCACGGCACCGCCGAGCGCACCCTGCAGTACATCCTGGCCGAGGGCCTGCGCCCGATGTCCCGGCAGGACGTGCACCTGTCCGCCGACACCGGGACGGCCGCCAAGGTCGGCTCCCGGCACGGCCGCCCCGTCGTCCTGGCGGTCGACGCGGCGGCGATGGCCCGGGACGGGCACGAGTTCCGGGTGTCCGCGAACGGCGTCTGGCTGACCGGCCCGGTCCCCGCCCAGTACCTGCGCCGCACGCCCTGA
- a CDS encoding DUF3099 domain-containing protein has product MPKNADDGQVFRITGARSSLSEDVRGRQRRYVVSMLIRTACVLLAVVLWDVQRWLAFVALAGGILLPYFAVLIANAGRERAPGLPSTFAFAPDTPLMLGPGGTGGRGAGAENQPQD; this is encoded by the coding sequence ATGCCCAAGAACGCGGACGACGGCCAGGTCTTCCGGATCACCGGGGCCCGCAGCAGCCTGAGCGAGGACGTCCGGGGGCGCCAGCGCCGCTACGTGGTCTCGATGCTGATCCGCACCGCGTGCGTCCTGCTCGCCGTCGTCCTCTGGGACGTCCAGCGCTGGCTGGCCTTCGTCGCGCTGGCCGGCGGCATCCTGCTGCCCTACTTCGCCGTCCTGATCGCCAACGCGGGCCGCGAGCGCGCCCCGGGCCTGCCGTCGACGTTCGCCTTCGCCCCCGACACGCCGCTGATGCTCGGCCCGGGCGGCACGGGGGGCCGCGGCGCGGGGGCCGAGAATCAGCCACAGGACTGA
- the moaA gene encoding GTP 3',8-cyclase MoaA, which yields MLLDTYGRQAVDLRVSLTDRCNLRCTYCMPEEGLNWLGKPELLTDEEIVRLVGLAVGTLGVREVRFTGGEPLLRPGLVAIIAACAALEPRPEISLTTNGIGLARIAPALRDAGVDRVNVSLDTLDPDTFARLTRRKRHQDVLDGLAAAEAAGLRPVKLNAVLMRGVNDGEAADLLAWAIEHRYQLRFIEQMPLDAQHGWDRTRMVTAEEILELLRTRFELTPEPAAARGAAPAERWLVDGGPATVGVIASVTRPFCRACDRTRLTADGQVRNCLFATGETDLRGALRSGAGDAELAELWRAAMWGKKAGAGIDRPEFLQPERPMSAIGG from the coding sequence ATGCTCCTCGACACCTACGGCCGGCAGGCCGTCGACCTGCGGGTCTCGCTCACCGACCGGTGCAACTTGCGCTGCACCTACTGCATGCCCGAAGAGGGCCTGAACTGGCTCGGCAAACCGGAACTGCTGACCGACGAGGAGATCGTCCGCCTGGTCGGCCTCGCCGTCGGCACGCTGGGCGTGCGCGAAGTCCGCTTCACCGGCGGGGAACCGCTGCTGCGGCCCGGACTGGTGGCGATCATCGCCGCCTGCGCCGCGCTGGAGCCCCGGCCGGAGATCTCGCTCACCACCAACGGCATCGGACTGGCCCGGATCGCCCCCGCCCTGCGCGACGCCGGCGTCGACCGGGTCAACGTCTCGCTCGACACCCTCGACCCCGACACCTTCGCCCGGCTCACCCGGCGCAAGCGCCACCAGGACGTGCTAGACGGCCTGGCCGCCGCCGAGGCCGCCGGGCTGCGGCCGGTCAAACTCAACGCCGTCCTGATGCGCGGCGTCAACGACGGCGAGGCCGCCGACCTGCTGGCCTGGGCGATCGAGCACCGCTACCAGCTGCGCTTCATCGAGCAGATGCCGCTGGACGCGCAGCACGGCTGGGACCGCACCCGGATGGTCACCGCCGAGGAGATCCTCGAACTGCTGCGCACCCGCTTCGAGTTGACCCCCGAACCGGCCGCCGCCCGCGGCGCCGCCCCCGCCGAGCGCTGGCTGGTCGACGGCGGGCCCGCGACGGTCGGCGTGATCGCCTCCGTCACCCGCCCGTTCTGCCGGGCCTGCGACCGCACCCGGCTCACCGCCGACGGCCAGGTCCGCAACTGCCTGTTCGCCACCGGCGAGACCGACCTGCGCGGCGCGCTGCGCTCCGGCGCGGGCGACGCGGAGCTGGCGGAGCTGTGGCGGGCGGCGATGTGGGGCAAGAAGGCCGGCGCGGGCATCGACCGGCCGGAGTTCCTCCAGCCGGAGCGGCCGATGTCGGCGATCGGCGGCTGA
- a CDS encoding solute symporter family protein translates to MTQLATSASDHRTLIMSLFGVFVVATLGITLWAGRNNRDASDFYAGGRSFTGFQNGLAISGDYMSAASFLGITGAIALSGYDGFLYSIGFLVAWLVALLLVAEPLRNSGRYTMADVLAFRMRQRPVRTAAGISTIVVSIFYLLAQMVGAGSLVALLLGAQSDSAKRWTIVAVGALMVLYVVIGGMKGTTWVQIIKAVLLILGAGLMTVLVLAKFHFNLSELLGSAAKASGSGDKFLQPGLKYGTNGTTKLNFLSLGIALVLGTAALPHILVRFYTVPTARTARKSVLWSIGIIGVFYLMTLALGFGAAALVGRKALAADKSGNTAAPLLAEHLGGGAGTTGGAVLLAVISAVAFATILAVVAGLTLASSSSFAHDLYANVIRRGKATEKEEVASAKFAAVAIGAVAILLSIFADKLNAAALVALAFAVAASANLPTLLYSLFWKRFNTTGAVASTYAGLITSVALVVFSPVVSGNAKALVPSASFDWFPLENPGLVSIPVGFLAGVIGTYLAREKADPAKYAELEVRSLTGLGAH, encoded by the coding sequence ATGACGCAGCTGGCCACCTCCGCGAGCGACCACCGCACCCTGATCATGTCCCTGTTCGGGGTGTTCGTCGTCGCCACCCTCGGCATCACCCTGTGGGCCGGCCGCAACAACCGCGACGCCTCCGACTTCTACGCCGGCGGTCGCAGCTTCACCGGCTTCCAGAACGGACTGGCGATCTCCGGCGACTACATGTCCGCCGCGTCCTTCCTCGGCATCACCGGCGCCATCGCGCTCTCCGGCTACGACGGCTTCCTCTACTCGATCGGCTTCCTGGTCGCCTGGCTGGTCGCCCTGCTGCTGGTCGCCGAACCGCTGCGCAACTCCGGCCGCTACACCATGGCCGACGTGCTGGCCTTCCGGATGCGCCAGCGCCCGGTCCGCACCGCCGCCGGTATCTCCACCATCGTGGTGTCGATCTTCTACCTGCTGGCCCAGATGGTCGGCGCCGGCTCGCTGGTCGCCCTGCTGCTCGGCGCCCAGAGCGACTCCGCCAAGCGCTGGACCATCGTCGCGGTCGGCGCCCTGATGGTGCTGTACGTCGTCATCGGCGGCATGAAGGGCACCACCTGGGTGCAGATCATCAAGGCCGTGCTGCTGATCCTCGGCGCCGGGCTGATGACCGTCCTGGTGCTGGCCAAGTTCCACTTCAACCTGTCCGAACTGCTCGGCTCCGCCGCCAAGGCCAGCGGCAGCGGCGACAAGTTCCTGCAACCCGGCCTCAAGTACGGCACCAACGGCACCACCAAGCTCAACTTCCTCAGCCTCGGCATCGCCCTGGTGCTCGGCACCGCCGCGCTGCCGCACATCCTGGTGCGCTTCTACACCGTGCCCACCGCGCGCACCGCCCGGAAGTCGGTGCTCTGGTCGATCGGCATCATCGGCGTCTTCTACCTGATGACGCTCGCCCTCGGCTTCGGCGCCGCCGCCCTGGTCGGCCGCAAGGCGCTGGCCGCAGACAAGTCCGGCAACACCGCCGCCCCGCTGCTCGCCGAACACCTCGGCGGCGGCGCCGGCACCACCGGCGGCGCGGTGCTGCTCGCGGTGATCTCCGCGGTCGCCTTCGCCACCATCCTGGCCGTGGTCGCCGGACTCACCCTGGCCTCCTCGTCCTCCTTCGCCCACGACCTGTACGCCAACGTGATCCGGCGCGGCAAGGCCACCGAGAAGGAGGAGGTGGCCAGCGCCAAGTTCGCCGCGGTGGCGATCGGCGCGGTCGCCATCCTGCTGTCGATCTTCGCCGACAAGCTGAACGCCGCCGCGCTGGTCGCGCTGGCCTTCGCGGTCGCCGCCTCCGCCAACCTGCCCACCCTGCTGTACTCGCTGTTCTGGAAGCGGTTCAACACCACCGGCGCGGTCGCCTCCACCTACGCCGGCCTGATCACCTCCGTCGCCCTGGTGGTCTTCTCCCCGGTGGTCTCCGGCAACGCCAAGGCCCTGGTCCCGAGCGCCTCCTTCGACTGGTTCCCGCTGGAGAACCCCGGCCTGGTCTCCATCCCGGTCGGCTTCCTGGCCGGCGTGATCGGCACCTACCTCGCCCGGGAGAAGGCCGACCCGGCGAAGTACGCCGAACTGGAAGTCCGCTCGCTCACCGGCCTGGGCGCCCACTGA
- a CDS encoding DUF485 domain-containing protein, which produces MAPPPETVPESFQRIEGSPEFRQLRSSFRNFAFPVTAGFVLWYLLYVLLSCYAPGFMSTKVVGNINIALVLGLLQFASTFAIAAWYARFADRQLDPRAAVIRGRADATLPAQGADHTAVAEEAAE; this is translated from the coding sequence GTGGCACCCCCGCCCGAGACAGTCCCCGAATCGTTCCAACGTATCGAGGGCTCACCCGAGTTCCGGCAACTCCGGAGCTCGTTCCGGAACTTCGCCTTCCCGGTCACGGCCGGATTCGTCCTCTGGTACCTGCTGTACGTCCTGCTCAGCTGCTACGCCCCCGGCTTCATGAGCACCAAGGTCGTCGGCAACATCAACATCGCGCTGGTGCTCGGCCTCCTCCAGTTCGCCAGCACCTTCGCCATCGCCGCCTGGTACGCCCGGTTCGCCGACCGGCAACTGGACCCGCGGGCCGCCGTGATCCGCGGCCGCGCCGACGCCACGCTGCCCGCCCAGGGCGCCGACCACACCGCCGTGGCCGAGGAGGCCGCCGAATGA
- a CDS encoding zinc-dependent alcohol dehydrogenase family protein: MRATVIHGPQDIRIEEVPDPRIERPTDVVVRVLNACICGSDLWAYRGVSKRQAGQRIGHEFLGFVEEAGAEVRGFAVGDLVVAPFVWSDGVCEYCREGLQTSCPHGGFWGTPGSDGGQGEAVRVPFADGTLVKLPKEAAGDAKLLPGLLALSDVMATGHHAAVSAGVRPGATVAVVGDGAVGLCGVLAAHRLGAGRIIALGRHAGRTAIARSFGATDVVPERGEAAVEAVRELTGGQGAHAVLEAVGTEESMRTALSIARDGGAVGYVGVPHGGSAGVDIGQMFNRNVRLVGGVAPARAYIPELLPDVLSGAIDPGAVFDRTIGLDEVPEGYRAMDERTALKVRIAF; this comes from the coding sequence ATGCGCGCCACCGTGATCCACGGCCCCCAGGACATCCGGATCGAGGAGGTGCCTGACCCGCGGATCGAGCGGCCGACCGACGTCGTGGTCCGGGTGCTGAACGCCTGCATCTGCGGCAGCGACCTGTGGGCGTACCGGGGGGTGTCCAAGCGCCAGGCCGGGCAGCGGATCGGGCACGAGTTCCTGGGCTTCGTCGAGGAGGCCGGCGCCGAGGTGCGCGGCTTCGCGGTCGGTGACCTGGTGGTGGCCCCGTTCGTCTGGTCGGACGGCGTGTGCGAGTACTGCCGCGAGGGCCTGCAGACCTCCTGCCCGCACGGCGGGTTCTGGGGCACCCCGGGGTCGGACGGCGGGCAGGGCGAGGCGGTCCGGGTGCCGTTCGCGGACGGGACGCTGGTGAAGCTGCCCAAGGAGGCGGCCGGCGACGCGAAGCTGCTGCCCGGGCTGCTGGCGCTGTCCGACGTGATGGCGACCGGGCACCACGCGGCGGTCTCGGCGGGCGTGCGGCCCGGGGCGACGGTCGCGGTGGTCGGCGACGGCGCGGTCGGGCTGTGCGGCGTGCTGGCCGCGCACCGGCTGGGCGCGGGCCGGATCATCGCGCTCGGCCGGCACGCGGGCCGCACCGCGATCGCCCGCTCGTTCGGCGCCACCGACGTGGTGCCGGAGCGCGGCGAGGCGGCGGTCGAGGCGGTGCGGGAGCTGACCGGCGGGCAGGGCGCGCACGCGGTGCTGGAGGCGGTGGGCACCGAGGAGTCGATGCGCACCGCGCTGTCGATCGCCCGGGACGGCGGCGCGGTCGGCTACGTGGGCGTGCCGCACGGGGGCAGCGCGGGCGTGGACATCGGCCAGATGTTCAACCGGAACGTGCGGCTGGTCGGCGGCGTCGCCCCGGCCCGGGCGTACATCCCCGAGCTGCTGCCGGACGTGCTCTCCGGGGCGATCGACCCGGGCGCGGTGTTCGACCGGACGATCGGGCTGGACGAGGTGCCGGAGGGGTACCGGGCGATGGACGAGCGGACGGCGCTGAAGGTCCGGATCGCGTTCTGA
- a CDS encoding DEDDh family exonuclease, with protein sequence MYAPFPTSPLPAPRTGPGGDAGRGFAVVDVETTGLGRSDRVISAGVYQLDPDGEITDHWYTLVNPERDPGPVWIHGLTSEVLTGAPTFPEVAAEFAERLRDRVLVAHNALFDWNMISREFSRAGLRAPVEQRLCTMVLARDLRLPLPNGKLSSLAAHFGVHQRQAHHALDDARVLAEVFRPSLELARNGGVPLPLTACVAVTDLGEDAAATAAAPARGSWGSSYRPGRKRPACPYPNPGRWADGSPLVQGMRVAITGDTATDRELLEDRATEAGLHIASSVSRLTSLLVTNEPASWSGKARKAREYGTPVVGEDAFLQLLREVAPHPGA encoded by the coding sequence ATGTACGCGCCATTCCCGACCTCGCCGCTCCCGGCACCGCGCACCGGCCCCGGCGGGGACGCCGGGCGCGGCTTCGCCGTGGTCGACGTGGAGACCACCGGTCTCGGCCGCTCCGACCGGGTGATCTCGGCGGGTGTCTACCAGCTCGACCCGGACGGCGAGATCACCGACCACTGGTACACCCTGGTCAACCCCGAGCGGGACCCGGGACCGGTCTGGATCCACGGCCTGACCAGCGAGGTGCTGACCGGCGCGCCGACCTTCCCGGAGGTCGCCGCCGAGTTCGCCGAGCGGCTGCGCGACCGGGTGCTGGTCGCCCACAACGCGCTGTTCGACTGGAACATGATCTCCCGCGAGTTCTCCCGGGCCGGCCTGCGCGCCCCGGTCGAGCAGCGGCTGTGCACCATGGTGCTGGCCCGCGACCTGCGGCTGCCGCTGCCCAACGGCAAGCTCTCCTCGCTGGCCGCCCACTTCGGCGTGCACCAGCGCCAGGCCCACCACGCGCTGGACGACGCCCGGGTGCTCGCCGAGGTGTTCCGCCCCTCGCTGGAGCTGGCCCGCAACGGCGGCGTCCCGCTGCCGCTGACCGCCTGCGTCGCCGTCACCGACCTCGGCGAGGACGCCGCCGCCACCGCGGCGGCCCCGGCCCGCGGCTCCTGGGGCTCCTCCTACCGCCCCGGCCGCAAGCGCCCGGCCTGCCCGTACCCGAACCCGGGCCGCTGGGCGGACGGCTCCCCGCTGGTGCAGGGCATGCGGGTGGCGATCACCGGCGACACCGCCACCGACCGCGAGCTGCTGGAGGACCGGGCCACCGAGGCCGGCCTGCACATCGCCTCCTCGGTCAGCCGGCTCACCAGCCTGCTGGTCACCAACGAGCCCGCCTCGTGGAGCGGCAAGGCCCGCAAGGCCCGCGAGTACGGCACCCCGGTGGTCGGCGAGGACGCCTTCCTGCAGCTGCTGCGCGAGGTCGCGCCGCACCCCGGTGCCTGA